One genomic window of Malaciobacter molluscorum LMG 25693 includes the following:
- a CDS encoding 30S ribosomal protein S1, with amino-acid sequence MGIDDIEIGEDFDFEQMLNESFENAENNSVVNGVIVEITDDSALVDVGQKIEGKLNISEITVNGELKYKEGDTIPVMLMGNRGERPAISYRKVLQKEKFDAFVAQHKDDLEDVTVEGKVVSVKNKGGFIVEDEDGCEYFMPMAQSYLKVHGAIGKKIKAKVLKVNENQNSIIISRKKLIEEAKAQKDTKIAEILESGEPVNGTIKKITSYGMFVDLGGIDGLVNYNEISYKGPVNPANYYEEGDEVTVAILSYDKAKQHLSLSIKAALPNPWEEIKDQLEVGDTITVTVSNFESYGAFVDLGNDIEGLLHISEITWNKNIKNPKEILTLGEEVNVEVIELDIDKKRLRVSLKNLQEKPFAKFTKEHKVGDIIKGKVATLTDFGAFITLGEIDGLLHNEEASWEGNAKCKSIFKKGDEVEVKIIKIDKEKENISLSIKEITDSPAKKFQDEHKIGDIIKGPIKDIKDFGLFIKLEDNLDGLVRTEDFGPLKADEIKIGDEIEAVVVNIDTKKNRVRLSVKRLEIQQEREVLKAVNDDSHMTLGDLLKDQIK; translated from the coding sequence AAGACTTTGACTTTGAGCAAATGCTTAATGAGTCTTTTGAGAATGCTGAAAATAACTCTGTAGTAAATGGTGTAATTGTAGAAATTACTGATGATAGTGCGCTTGTTGATGTTGGTCAAAAAATTGAAGGTAAACTTAACATCTCTGAAATCACTGTAAATGGTGAATTGAAGTACAAAGAAGGTGATACTATCCCTGTTATGTTAATGGGAAATAGAGGTGAAAGACCTGCAATTTCTTATAGAAAAGTTTTACAAAAAGAGAAATTTGATGCATTTGTAGCACAACACAAAGATGATTTAGAAGATGTTACAGTTGAGGGAAAAGTAGTTTCTGTTAAGAATAAAGGTGGTTTCATCGTTGAAGATGAAGATGGATGTGAATACTTCATGCCTATGGCACAATCTTACTTAAAAGTGCATGGAGCAATTGGTAAAAAAATTAAAGCAAAAGTTTTAAAAGTAAATGAAAACCAAAACTCTATTATAATCTCAAGAAAAAAATTAATAGAAGAAGCAAAAGCACAAAAAGATACTAAAATAGCTGAAATTTTAGAATCTGGTGAACCAGTAAACGGAACAATCAAAAAAATAACTTCTTATGGGATGTTTGTTGATTTAGGTGGAATTGATGGTTTAGTTAACTACAATGAAATCTCATATAAAGGTCCAGTTAATCCAGCTAATTATTATGAAGAAGGTGATGAAGTTACTGTTGCAATTTTATCTTATGATAAAGCAAAACAACACTTATCATTATCAATCAAAGCTGCTTTACCAAATCCATGGGAAGAGATCAAAGATCAATTAGAAGTAGGTGATACTATTACTGTTACTGTTTCTAATTTTGAATCTTATGGTGCATTTGTTGATTTAGGTAATGATATTGAAGGTTTATTACATATTTCAGAAATCACTTGGAATAAAAATATTAAAAATCCAAAAGAGATTTTAACTTTAGGTGAAGAAGTTAATGTTGAAGTAATTGAATTAGATATTGATAAAAAAAGATTAAGAGTATCTTTAAAAAATCTACAAGAAAAACCTTTTGCTAAATTTACAAAAGAACATAAAGTTGGTGATATTATAAAAGGAAAAGTTGCTACTTTAACTGACTTTGGTGCATTTATTACACTTGGTGAAATTGATGGTCTTTTACATAATGAAGAAGCTTCTTGGGAAGGTAATGCAAAATGTAAATCTATCTTCAAAAAAGGTGATGAAGTAGAAGTTAAAATTATTAAAATTGATAAAGAAAAAGAAAACATTTCTTTAAGTATTAAAGAAATTACTGATTCTCCTGCAAAAAAATTCCAAGATGAACATAAAATTGGTGATATTATAAAAGGACCAATTAAAGATATTAAAGATTTTGGTTTATTCATTAAATTAGAAGATAATTTAGATGGTTTAGTAAGAACTGAAGACTTTGGACCATTAAAAGCTGATGAAATTAAAATTGGTGATGAAATTGAAGCAGTTGTAGTAAATATAGATACTAAGAAAAATAGAGTTAGATTATCAGTTAAAAGATTAGAGATTCAACAAGAAAGAGAAGTTTTAAAAGCAGTAAATGATGATTCTCATATGACTTTAGGTGATTTATTAAAAGATCAAATAAAATAA